In Ruminiclostridium papyrosolvens DSM 2782, the following proteins share a genomic window:
- a CDS encoding flavodoxin domain-containing protein: MIEIKKNIYWCGIRDWGLSVFHGHELSTHRGSSYNSYIIRDKKTVLIDTVWDPYKEQFVEDLDKSVGLSNIDAIVINHIEPDHGGSLGLLMSKIPNTPIYCTKNGSEIIKKYFEKDWNFNIVKTGDTLDLGEYKLNFVDMQMIHWPDSMLEYVEGANLVISNDAFGQHYCGTDMFNDQVDTCELYQEAIKYFANILTPFRPLIKKKIEQIASMNLDIDMIAPSHGVIWRDNPSQIIEKYAQWADLNYNEGYAVIIYDTMYHTTRAMAEAIGRGLEEEGVSYRIINAATRDKSDLNVEIFKANAVILGSCTVNNTVTRPIAALLEEIKSLKIKNKLVAGFGAYGWSGEAHKKISKDLGDAGLTICAEPLGFRYKMSGPEVEQCVEMGRNIARQLKAK; the protein is encoded by the coding sequence ATGATAGAGATAAAGAAGAATATATATTGGTGTGGAATAAGAGACTGGGGACTAAGTGTTTTTCACGGGCATGAACTTTCAACCCATAGAGGATCTTCATATAATTCATATATTATAAGAGATAAGAAAACAGTACTCATTGACACTGTATGGGATCCATATAAGGAGCAATTTGTTGAGGACTTGGACAAGAGTGTAGGACTGTCAAATATAGATGCTATTGTTATTAATCATATTGAGCCTGACCATGGAGGAAGCCTCGGACTTTTGATGAGCAAAATTCCGAATACTCCTATTTATTGCACAAAAAACGGTTCTGAAATTATTAAAAAGTATTTTGAGAAAGACTGGAATTTTAATATAGTAAAAACCGGAGATACTCTGGACTTAGGAGAATATAAGCTGAACTTTGTTGACATGCAGATGATTCACTGGCCTGACAGTATGCTCGAGTACGTTGAAGGAGCAAACTTAGTTATATCAAATGATGCTTTTGGCCAGCATTATTGTGGAACAGACATGTTTAATGATCAGGTTGATACCTGTGAACTTTATCAGGAAGCTATAAAGTACTTTGCAAATATTCTTACTCCTTTCAGACCATTAATAAAGAAGAAGATAGAGCAAATTGCCTCCATGAATCTTGATATAGATATGATTGCGCCTAGTCATGGGGTTATTTGGAGAGATAATCCGTCACAGATTATCGAAAAATATGCCCAATGGGCCGACCTTAACTACAATGAAGGCTATGCAGTAATTATTTACGATACAATGTACCATACTACCAGAGCTATGGCTGAAGCAATAGGAAGAGGCTTAGAAGAGGAGGGGGTAAGCTACAGAATAATAAATGCTGCTACAAGAGACAAGAGTGACCTGAATGTTGAGATTTTTAAGGCCAATGCCGTTATTTTAGGAAGCTGTACGGTTAATAATACTGTTACAAGACCAATAGCAGCTTTGTTGGAGGAAATCAAGTCTTTAAAAATTAAGAATAAGCTTGTTGCCGGATTCGGAGCATATGGTTGGAGTGGTGAGGCACACAAGAAGATAAGCAAGGATTTAGGTGATGCTGGTTTGACAATTTGTGCAGAACCACTGGGATTCAGATACAAAATGTCAGGGCCTGAAGTTGAGCAGTGTGTTGAAATGGGACGTAACATTGCCAGACAACTTAAAGCAAAATAA
- a CDS encoding iron-sulfur cluster assembly scaffold protein: protein MNYSHEVENMCVVKKGPHHGPAPIPEEGKWVKAKEISDISGLSHGIGWCAPQQGCCKLTLNVKEGIVEEALVETLGCSGMTHSAAMAAEILQGKTILECLNTDLVCDAINVAMREIFKQLAYGRTQSAFSEGGLPIGAGLEDLGKGLRSQVGTIFATNAKGVRYLEMAEGYILNIGLDSDGEVIGYKFVSLGKMLDAIKKGVDPKEAYEKNIGTYGRFDEAVKVIDPRHE from the coding sequence ATGAATTACTCACATGAAGTTGAAAATATGTGTGTTGTAAAGAAGGGGCCACATCATGGTCCTGCTCCAATTCCTGAAGAAGGTAAGTGGGTAAAGGCTAAAGAAATCAGCGATATATCAGGTTTGTCACATGGTATTGGTTGGTGTGCACCTCAGCAGGGATGCTGTAAGCTCACATTGAACGTTAAAGAAGGTATTGTTGAAGAAGCTCTTGTTGAAACTCTTGGTTGCTCAGGTATGACTCACTCAGCAGCTATGGCGGCTGAAATTCTTCAAGGTAAAACTATTCTTGAATGTCTAAATACTGACTTGGTTTGTGACGCTATAAACGTTGCTATGAGAGAAATATTCAAGCAGTTGGCATATGGTAGAACTCAGTCTGCTTTCTCAGAAGGCGGTCTTCCAATCGGTGCAGGACTTGAAGACCTTGGTAAAGGCTTACGTTCACAGGTTGGTACAATATTTGCTACTAATGCTAAGGGCGTTAGATACCTTGAAATGGCTGAAGGTTACATATTGAATATCGGACTGGATAGCGATGGAGAAGTTATCGGTTACAAGTTCGTATCACTCGGAAAAATGCTTGATGCAATAAAGAAGGGTGTAGATCCTAAGGAAGCTTATGAAAAGAATATAGGTACATACGGCAGATTTGATGAAGCAGTTAAAGTAATAGATCCTAGACACGAATAA
- a CDS encoding GGGtGRT protein — protein MVRFEGYERRIAQIEKCLAEYGFKSLEEVKDFCTSKGIDVDSIVRGIQPIAFENAVWAYTLGCGVALKKGITNASQAAEAIGIGLQAFCIPGSVAESRKVGLGHGNLAAMLLKEETKCFCFLAGHESFAAAEGAIGIAKTANKVRKEPLQVILNGLGKDAAFIISRINGFTYVETDYDFSTNTLNVVRTKAYSNGDKAKVRVYGANDVLEGVAIMRHENVDVSITGNSTNPTRFQHLVAGTYKKWANENGKTYFSVASGGGTGRTLHPDNMAAGPASYGLTDSMGRMHGDAQFAGSSSVPAHVEMMGLIGAGNNPMVGMTVAVAVAIEESAK, from the coding sequence GTGGTTAGATTTGAAGGTTATGAAAGAAGAATAGCTCAAATAGAAAAATGTTTAGCTGAGTATGGCTTTAAGAGCCTTGAAGAAGTAAAGGACTTCTGTACTTCAAAAGGAATAGATGTAGACTCAATCGTTAGAGGTATACAGCCAATCGCATTTGAAAATGCAGTATGGGCATACACTCTCGGTTGTGGTGTTGCGCTTAAGAAGGGTATAACAAACGCTTCTCAAGCTGCTGAAGCAATCGGTATCGGATTACAGGCATTCTGTATCCCGGGTTCAGTTGCAGAATCAAGAAAAGTTGGTTTAGGCCACGGAAATCTTGCTGCAATGCTTCTTAAAGAAGAAACTAAGTGCTTCTGCTTCTTGGCAGGACACGAATCCTTTGCAGCTGCTGAAGGAGCTATTGGTATAGCTAAAACAGCTAACAAGGTTAGAAAAGAACCACTTCAGGTTATACTGAATGGTCTTGGTAAGGATGCAGCATTTATTATTTCAAGAATCAACGGATTTACATATGTTGAAACTGATTATGATTTTTCAACTAATACTCTTAACGTTGTCAGAACAAAAGCTTATTCAAACGGCGACAAGGCTAAGGTTAGAGTATATGGTGCAAATGACGTTCTTGAAGGCGTAGCTATCATGAGACACGAAAATGTTGACGTTTCCATCACCGGTAACTCAACTAACCCAACAAGATTCCAGCACTTAGTTGCAGGTACATACAAGAAGTGGGCAAATGAAAACGGTAAGACATACTTCTCAGTTGCTTCAGGCGGAGGAACAGGAAGAACATTGCATCCTGATAATATGGCTGCAGGACCTGCTTCATACGGCTTAACTGACTCAATGGGTAGAATGCACGGAGACGCTCAGTTCGCAGGTTCATCTTCAGTTCCTGCTCACGTTGAAATGATGGGTCTTATCGGCGCAGGTAACAACCCAATGGTTGGTATGACTGTTGCTGTTGCAGTTGCTATTGAAGAAAGCGCAAAGTAA
- a CDS encoding CtsR family transcriptional regulator, which translates to MASLSDLIEAFIKQMMSDTNGSIELQRNELANQFNCVPSQINYVISTRFTVDRGYYVESRRGGGGHVRIKRVNVNIPGNYLMHIISSMGSSISQQSSEVFINNFVDYEVISEREGFLMKAAVSDKILGGLPMPDRDIIRASLLKNMIMSLLV; encoded by the coding sequence GTGGCAAGTTTAAGTGATTTGATTGAGGCTTTTATAAAGCAAATGATGTCCGACACAAACGGGTCAATTGAACTGCAGCGTAATGAACTTGCAAACCAGTTCAATTGCGTACCTTCCCAGATTAACTATGTAATATCAACAAGATTTACCGTAGACAGAGGCTACTATGTTGAGAGCCGAAGAGGCGGTGGGGGGCATGTAAGAATAAAACGTGTTAATGTAAATATACCGGGAAATTACCTGATGCATATTATATCCTCCATGGGCTCAAGTATATCTCAGCAATCGTCAGAAGTTTTTATTAACAATTTTGTAGATTATGAGGTTATAAGCGAAAGAGAAGGATTTTTGATGAAAGCTGCTGTTAGTGATAAGATTCTTGGCGGGCTGCCAATGCCGGACAGAGATATTATCAGAGCATCATTGCTAAAAAATATGATTATGAGCTTACTGGTTTAA